The nucleotide sequence acaGAGGAAGACGTCGTTTCGAGCCGCCTGTGAGGTTGGGTCACGGAAATgcctttaattttcttttttaaaattacatttttaaatactttttggTCTTTATAGTAATATGAAAAGATGAAATGTGGTTAGAAGAGAATGTAGAGTTTATTAGATTGAAATAAACTTTTTTACTACTCAAGTACAGCAAGAACATGTGAGGTTAGTTATCTGCCTAATCAATATTCCTGAGTTTTTACTGGTGGACCCGTGACAaattattttctgatatttcTTTGTTGTTTGTAACCCTACAAATATAAATTCGTGATACCATTTTTAtactataattgtttttttctttgtcatcCACCGATTTAGTATATACGTCTCCATATGCAAAATTATTAAcatacaaacaaaataattgacATGTGATCCAGATAATTAAATCGTTATCATACGAGTGTATTTGTGAGAAAAGGAGACGATAAATCACAGATTTACTTCGTACGTAGTCAACTTGTGCTGACAAATCAAATGTTTTCACATTCGAATATTACGCTATAAGATCGTCCATCATGATTGTGTCCCATCAGAGTACAAAAGAAAAGTCAGAAGTTGGATCTTCAGCATATGGTTAAAACACAAAACATCCTTTTAATGGAAAGATAATTGTCGGAAGTACAGTTTGTAAATAAGAGTCAAAACTGCAACTACTTTTCCAGCAAGATGAAAGTAACTTTTCGAATCCAATTTAGGGTTCACGGAACCTACGCAGCTTCTTCTACAAGATCGTGACGTTGATACGTTGGGAACGCAAGTTGGTGGCGTCTAACGAGGATTGGTGGATGAATATAATGAACGTGACATACGGTGCGCCTGCATGAAGATCAATGATAGAAACActttaataaatctcattggTCAATGATGATACAATGATGTCACTAAGTGTGAAACTATGGACCTCGTCCGCCGCCGTCGTTAATTTGGCGCACCGCTTATCTATAAATCTTATctttatttaacttttatatttctgactttttactctttttttttttccatctggTAGTTATTATTAAGGGACTAAGCCCAACaaaatacatttaaaacataCACAGAAAGCCCAAGAAACATAATAGGCAAATTTAACTTAAACCTGGGCCGTCAGCCCATTAGCCTTACACCGAAACCCTAAAAACAAAAGAGGCGCCGCACCATGCGCCGAGAGGACGAAACACGTGTTGAAGCCTTAGCAAGCCATGGACACGCGTCACAAGACCGTTGCTCCTTCACCGCTTTGAGTCACCACCGGAAAACCGAACGTCGTTTCACCGGGACACCGGAAACCGTCGGAACCATGAACTCCGACTCATTCAACTTCATAATCTTTGGTCCTTTCACCGGAGAGCATCCATCGAGAACCTCGAGATCTCATCCAATCGTAGAACCACCACATCCACACGATCCAGACATCATCACAAATCCTGGAATCACCTCACCACCATCAGCGCCTGAGCCCTTTCCACGGAGAGCGTCCATCGAAACCTATTTCGAGAGCTCATCCAGGGCCTTCACACCACTAATCACGAAGGATCTTTAGAACACAAACACAACGGGTCTTTTGCAAATAGCCGGCGTCATAGGACTGAGAAAGTCCCCACCCCCGGGATCATAAGCCGGCGAGAACAGAGCCAGAGAAGCCTCCTTCTCCCGGAAACAGAGCCAGCGAAGCCTGCATAAGGAGCAACGGCTTCCCAGAAGCAAAACCCAAAGAACGGGAATGATAGAACACCGGAGAAAGCTTCATCTCATCTCAGAGAAGTCCCGGTCTCCGTCGCTCCCTTTCCTTGCCCCATTGGACTTCAGTTTATTTCTGACTTTTTACTCTATATGCACCCGTTTATTCTCTTTGgagtttttatttcatttttgttataTGGGAACTACCGTTTATGTGCCTATATATGGTTGGTTAACTGGATAGAGACATAGATCGATGAGTTGGAGTAGCTACACAATTTTTAAAACTCGAGCTGTTTCTTTGTTAATCAACAAAAAGCCAAATTTTGTATGCACAAGCACATGCACCCATTCATGCATAGGTAATAGACGAAGTTCGTAGCGCACATAGTTTACTATGAAAATTAATAATCatcataataaaacaagaagaaatgTCTCTAACATAATGTAAatctctttataaaaaaatattctacaaTTATCAGAAAGAAACAACGAAAGGAGAAAAATATAAGAGCAAAGCTCGTCCGTGGATGAGAACACGTGAGACCCCATTTAGCTTTCTCTATGTTGTATAGATTTTATCAACTTAcagttttatatattaaaataatttgattccccgtcaatttttttaaagtatttattaggggtgggcaaaaaaactgaaccgaaccgatcgAACCGAACCGACCGAACCAGAAccgattcaaaccaaaccaaagtctATTTCAAATCTTTCAGTTGAGATTTTTCTAACCCGAATGGTTcagttcagttcggtttaaaccgaaccgaaccgataaaccaaagtatttttatagttatttaaattaaagttATTAATAATATCAAGATATTAAAATCCTAAGATTAAGCCCACACAGTTTCCTTTTGCACAAAGGAAATcctaatataatttgatttccATGACACTTCGTCTaacttttgtaatattcgtCATTAAGCCCACATAATTtccatgttaattttttttcaatagcgtatacttttaaaccctaaaattaaaACCTAAACCAAGTCTAATTAAATTGAATTTAATTTACATACTTAATTTTTGATTATGTCCAACACAAAGTATTTCATGACAACCATACATTTGTGTATTAAAACATGATTTCttgtataataaataaactaagAGAAATCCGattaaaccgaactgaaccgaaatACAAACCGAATCGaatacaaaccaaaccgaatataAACCGAACTGAACATAGCCGAACCGaaatcgatccaaaccaaactaactatggtttaCTTCAGCTGGAAAAGTTCTAGAACCAAaccaaccaaaccgaaccgaactcgaaccgaaccgataaaataaccgaagtgcccacccctagtaTTTATGTTctgaaaaaaaagattacattGATAGAAGTGGGGAATCGTTCGTGGTCCAGCTTCGGCTTTTATAATGTCAACAAGTTTAAAAAGGGAGCCTCTCTATATTAGTTTTTTAATAAGAACTTCTATATTAAGCAAGTGTTTCTCTATTTGTTTATTAAGTTTCCTCGAATGGGCTGCTATATTTGGAAGTTATCAATCGTGCTTGGGCGAGATATGTTTTCCCATGAAAGATCTCTCTTTCCTGTTTTTACTCTTTCGtctcttttaatattataaaagaaaGTAATACATACTTTTTGTTGCGAATTTGAACAAAGGACCAACGGTGGGGTGTGATCATGTTTGACGGCCTGACAAAAATTATATTCGAAAACATGTAAACGCTAAAGATGGGCTCAGACCCTCAGAATTCATTTCTGATtcatatatgtgtgtgtgcatGTATAAACTGACCTTCATGCGCAAGAACCATGCAATCATACAGttgagtttttcttcttctgttaaCTACTTTTTGGTTACAAATTAAAGAAAACGTATAGTATAGATTAGTACACTTCCACTAAAAAGCATCGAGTTTTGTAATCATACatcttttttactaaaaaaatctatgtACATAGTTAAAATCGAATCTCGGTTCCGACCAATCAAACAAACGATTGAAATACATGTATAATTAATAAACCCACTTGCCACTTGGTTATAATATACTGAAAAAATGGGATGAGATGATATATCCTCGTGCAAAGATAAGCAAGTACAGTCaacatattttgtattttaatatatactttaaaGTTTGATTATTGAAACAGATCTTTATCATATTCGTTATCTTATAAGATTCTAGATGGCGAGACAGAAGAAGCCCATGACTCAACCAAACACTCTTCCTTAAGACACAAGGTACTTGTGATGATAAACAAAGCACTAAACTCTTCATTTAAGCTCGCCATAAAATTACATAGCATAACCTTTTGCCTGAAGTTAGCATACACATTTCCTGGCTCATGCACTGAAGGTTTATACCGTTTTGATTCGACCTAAACTCTCAGACACAGATCTCATCCTAGGACGCATCTCTGGATCCATATTCGTGCAGTTCAAAGCGACACGAATGGCTGCAATAACTTGCTTATCAGTTAACTCTTGGTTCAAAAGCTTGGGGTCTAAGATCTCGGCCAACGATCTCCCTTCCTTGTGCCACTTCCTCACAACACTAACGAGTTCCTCTCCTTCGTTTTCAGAGGAGCCATCAGGTAAACGACCAGTCAACAACTCCAAGAGAATCACACCAAAGGAATAAACATCGCATTTCTGAGATGATTTGTAACGGGAAGAAGCTCTGGCTTCGGGTGCAAGGTAAGCAGCTTGAGGAGGAGCTGAGAGTCTCGTCGCAAATCTTTGCACGTTGGTGGATAGTGAATGATCTGGTAGTTTGGGATACCCCTGAACCAGACGTGTGAGACCGAAGCCTGAGATGTGAGGAAGTAACTCATCATCTAACAAGACTTTGCTTGATTTTAGGTTGCCGTGTATATACTTTCTTGAACTGTATTCATGTATATACATCAAACCCCGAGCAGTCCCTTGTGCTATGTGTAACCTCTCAGCCCAAGAGAGCAGAGGCCGTGTATTCGGAGGCCCACCTACAATACAAAAACACACACAGTCAACTTTGTGTCCTAATCTTAAACACATCTCATTACATAATCAAACATATCACATGCAGCGTACCATATGAAAGAATAAATCAATTTTACGTCACATTATACACTCTTTCAGTAGAAACTACCATTAATTTCACCTCAACGACTAATGTTACTAcattgcttaatcttattacaTGAACTCCATAGAGAaccaaatatgttttttttttctggcagATATAGAGAGTCCCTATGCTTTACACATGTCAACCAAGAAAGCTTTAAAAATAaaccaacaaggagaagaagccAACATTAGTCACACTATACCACAGTGACACTGTCACACACAGAACAAAAAGCTCCGCAATTTCAGACCAAGACTATTGACTctagtttcaaaaattatgttcAACACATGTATACAAAGAACACTTTAAACAGTAAAcacaacaaggagaagaagccAACACTAGCCACTATACACCACAGTCACACATTAAAACAAAAAGCTCTGAACTTTCAGACCAAAGAGCATTGATTCCCAAAAACATAGTTtcaataaatatgataattagtggtatataaatgaatatttagtATTAAATTTAAGATTAGTGTTTTTACCATGCAAAGCAGAGTACAAGCTTCCATTGCTAATGTAATCAGTGATGAGTAGCTTCTCATCCTCCGCATAGTAATAAGCTCTCAGCCTTACGATGTTAGGGTGGCTGACCCTACCGATGTTCTCCACTTCGTTCTCAAACTCCTTAAACCGCCACGTGGCGTTACCGTCGCTGAGCCTTCTAACCGCTACAACGGCcgcggaggaggaggatgatggtTCCGCCTCCGCCGCCACGACTCTGTACACGATCCCGCTTCTGCTCTTGCCCAACACGTAAGCCGAAGCTCTCAGCAAATCCTCGAGGTCCAGCTCGAACCCTTCGCCAAAGGCTACAAATTTACCGTCTTGCCCTTCTTCATCAAACTCTGTGACCACCGTCTTCGGCTCTGCTTTGTACACGGCGGAGGAGCTATGTTTTCTCCGGATCAGCCATACCGAGAGAGAAACAGCTCCGATTACGACGGAGACTCCTGAGATCAATGAGACCGTTACAGAACCGGTGGTCTGTTTCTCCTTTCCCTCTTCCTTGCTGATCACGCTAGGGTTTGGTTTCTGGAGTTCTTGAGTTCCTTCCGGCTTCACAGCGACGAGGTTAGGGATCTCGAGCTCTTGACACGGTGTCTGCAACGGGAAGCCACAGAGACGAGAGTTTCCGGCGAACGCGAACGGTCCTTGGTTCAACAGAGAGCCCACCTGAGGTACTTTTCCGGTGAGGTTGTTGTAGCTGAGATCCAAGGTGACGTGGAGAGGTAACCGACCGTACGACGGTGgaatctctccggcgaatcggTTAAACGAGAGGTTTAGAGTTCCGGCGAGGCTTCCGAGTTCGGCGAGCGACTCGGGAAGTGAGCCGTTGAGTCGGTTAGAGGATAAATCGAGATGGTTTAGTGATTTTAAGTGGCGGATTTGGTCTGGGATTGGACCGGAGAGTGAGTTGTGGGAGAGATCGATGTACCGGAGGTTAGTTGGTTCGAAGAGGCGAACCGGTACCGGTTTGGAGAAATTGTTGTGAGCTAGATCGAGCCGGTTAAGCGAGTCGAGTAAACCGAGTTCTGAGGGGATGTAACCGGAGAGACTTTTGCCGAAGAGGTTGAGTGATGTGACTCGGCCGTTTGTACAGGCGACTCCGGACCAGTGGCAAGGAGTTTGGTCGGATTCGGACCAGTGGTTCATTACTTTGGTCGGGTCGTTGTCCACGGCGGATTTGAGAGCGAGAAGAGATAAACCGTCGGAGTTGAGAGAAGAGCAAAGGGTCATGCAGAGAGAGATggaagaaacaagaagaggtaGAATCCAACGAAACTTCATTCTCTTGAAATCGTTTTTCTTTGGTTCGTGTAGTGATGCAACGAGATGTTGCAGAGAAAGAGGATCAACAGTGAAGAAAAGGTTTAGATTCTTTTATGGTTGCATTGTAGCAACGTGGAGTAAAGTAGTCATGatcacaaattttgaatttcttgaGCGCATGATCATGTTTGAAATTATAACAATATAATAtggatttaaatatattatatagtattgGGATTCGCCTTTTTGGATTCTAATGTGTGTTTTTCAATTGCATAAATTGTTAGTTTATTAGTTGAATAATGCAAGTGGGATCTTGTTACAAGGTTCAAAGTTTTATCCGCGTTGATGATAACTAGGATCGTTGGATTTATAGGATAAAAAGACAAGGAAAAGGCTAACATATAGTTTACTACTTACTACTTAGTacaatatattgaattttagaTTGCGAATCTTTAAACTGCGATGATTTGAATTTGTATGTGAGAGATAAGTGTATACAATTAGAAAACGAAGCATAATACATCTTATATCAAATTATCAATGGACAATAGTATAATAAGCAATCTATCTGAAGAAATATTAGTTTTCTAAGTTatactttttgttttgtgtttgccATTACCCATTAGTTATCTTAAATGCCTAGAATCTTAACACATGTTAGACCATCTTGAGCCATGAAACAATTGTACAGTCCTACTGAACCTATATTTatcttactttatatatcaGTTCAGTACTTTAAAATCGTAAGCACATGTTagataaaaaattgaaactaaTCGACCCCTAGTGGTTATCTTATCATGAAGGGTGACGTTTTTATATAAGTACATGTGCTGAcgttttagatttcattcaaaTTAAAGGGAGGAAAAGACTGGGAGACAGTAATTGATTGTGTCAGATCAAATTTTTAACCAACCGACAAAAGTCACCTGCCGAACATGCATTTGCAAGATGCCACTCTACTATAATCTCAGTTCTAAGGGTCCTTTCGTAATTAAATAGTCTGAAAATCAACAGTTACCATTTATTGCAACTAGATTCAGACATTGGGCTTGGGCCGACGttaacaaaaaatcaaacatattaCTCTATAActtctttaaattaatattttataaattaatatacgctaaaaattttaataaaataatataattttataatctcAAATTAAGTTTTTGATTCAATTAGTATATTGATAAATAacatctctataaattaataaaaaaatatagttttggtgtagttctaacattattaatttataaatgtttcacTTTATCTACCGGAAACAATGCCATTGTGCTAGTTATGATTTATGAACTCATTGACATCAATTTCAAAATACTCATATTGAATACTTATgctcagtgttctaaaaataaaaatctgtcTAGGTATTTCAGGCTATGGATTTGATCTGAGCCgctgaaaaattcaaaattccaGAAAACACTCATACCAAAcccaatttcaatttcaaataAGTACACAAAATACTATAAGATTTCATTGAATActtaaaataagtatatattatataaataaataacctAAATATTTAGTCTAATATATTTTGGTATAAGGTATTCTTCCTTCTTCTACATAGTCAAATTTATCGGGTTAGATGTGTTTTCGCTCCGGTTTATCAGAAATGATGTGTTTGAacatagtttttaaatttttgttttttaattttattgtttttaatttcacTTGTCGAAAATTACATTAGaattaaaaaagattttgacaaagttttttctcaattcttatTTCTTGATTTCTATATTTGTTTCATTGGATCTTTATTTGGTTTTAGGATTTAAATAAGTACAAAACcgttttttagaaatattattaaaatttgaacCGTATCTGACTAAACTCGGACTGAATCTGAACCGAACATTTATAATTTCCAAATGGGGCTGATTCATAAATCCAAAACTTGATTAAACCTGAAACAAAAGCCGATTGGTTATTTGAATGCCTAAACCTAATTTTAACGCTAAACAAAAGCTttaggaggtgttattggtttatatattttgattaatttagaaatccatatagtatttataaatccaagtaaaatatacaaatccggaggttttctctcggatttgagtttttgtatttttaacagaaaaatccaagcaaatccattcaaatccattataaaatcaaatatattagtaaatctgtgcgattgaataacacttgatttgatatagaatttatgaatcattaaaccaataacacataattttaatacagatttgaaaatcatagaaccaataacactaaatttagttcggattttcaaatctataaaaatacaacaaccaataacccctacttaTAAATCGCTAAGACGGCCCATTTTCAGAACCATGCAACTTGAATGGT is from Brassica napus cultivar Da-Ae chromosome A4, Da-Ae, whole genome shotgun sequence and encodes:
- the LOC111215134 gene encoding receptor protein kinase-like protein ZAR1, with the protein product MKFRWILPLLVSSISLCMTLCSSLNSDGLSLLALKSAVDNDPTKVMNHWSESDQTPCHWSGVACTNGRVTSLNLFGKSLSGYIPSELGLLDSLNRLDLAHNNFSKPVPVRLFEPTNLRYIDLSHNSLSGPIPDQIRHLKSLNHLDLSSNRLNGSLPESLAELGSLAGTLNLSFNRFAGEIPPSYGRLPLHVTLDLSYNNLTGKVPQVGSLLNQGPFAFAGNSRLCGFPLQTPCQELEIPNLVAVKPEGTQELQKPNPSVISKEEGKEKQTTGSVTVSLISGVSVVIGAVSLSVWLIRRKHSSSAVYKAEPKTVVTEFDEEGQDGKFVAFGEGFELDLEDLLRASAYVLGKSRSGIVYRVVAAEAEPSSSSSAAVVAVRRLSDGNATWRFKEFENEVENIGRVSHPNIVRLRAYYYAEDEKLLITDYISNGSLYSALHGGPPNTRPLLSWAERLHIAQGTARGLMYIHEYSSRKYIHGNLKSSKVLLDDELLPHISGFGLTRLVQGYPKLPDHSLSTNVQRFATRLSAPPQAAYLAPEARASSRYKSSQKCDVYSFGVILLELLTGRLPDGSSENEGEELVSVVRKWHKEGRSLAEILDPKLLNQELTDKQVIAAIRVALNCTNMDPEMRPRMRSVSESLGRIKTV